Within Mycobacterium heckeshornense, the genomic segment GCACCGATCGTTAGCCGGCCGTCGGCGTAAGCGGGGTGACCGAGCAGCAGCCGCAGGATTTCGCCCCCGGCATAGCCGCTGGCACCGGCTACCGCCACACGCACGGTCATGGCCGTCATTCTGCATTCTTATGCACCACGATGCAAATTCATTCCTGCCCGAGCGGACACGGAAGCACGGTATCCGCCGCAAAATGCGGGGCGTACCCGTCTGCAAGGCGGAAAACCGCGCCGGGAAGTCAGGCCCGCAGCACGGCACCCACCCGCTCGGCGGCGCAGCGCACCGCCGCGTCGCGCGCAGCGCTGGCGTCATCTTCGGTCAACGTACGATCCGGTGCCCGGAACCGAAGCGCAAACGTCAGCGACTTGCGGTCGTCGCCGATCTGCGGACCCGTGTAGACGTCGAACAACCGGATATCCTCCAGCAACTCGCCCGCGCCCTCGCGCACCGCGTCTTCCACCGCCTGCGCGGCCACGTCGGCGTCGACCACCAAGCTGACGTCCTGGAACACCGCGGGGAACGGCGACACCCGTGGCGCCGGCAGCGCCTCGACCAGCGGGATGGCGTCCAGGTTCAGCTCGGCCGCGCAGGTGCCCGCCGGCAGCTCGCAGCGCTCGATCACCGCGGGATGCAGTTGCCCGGCGTGCCCGACGACGATCTCGCCGACCAGCACCTCGGCGCACCGGCCGGGATGCCACGGGAGATGCTGTGCGGCCCGCAGGCAGACATCGACGCTGCAGGCGCGGGCGATGACCCGAACCGCTTCGAACGCGTCGGCGGCTTCGACCCGTCGGCCGGGTCCCCACGGGCCGCGCGGTTCCCGCATGCCGGCCAGCACCACCGCGACGTGCTGGGGCTGGCGGGGCAGCGAGGCGTCCAGCATCGCGATCTCCTCATCGGTGGGACGGCGATCCACCGGGATAAGCCCGACGGCGCGGGTCTGTTCGGTAGGCTGCACCACCTGCGCGATCGCGAACAGCGCGACGTCGACCATGCCGCGGGAGACGTTGCGCGCCAACGCCTCTAATAGCCCGGGCAGCAGCGTGGTAGCCAGGTGCGGGCGGGCGGCCTCCAGCGGGTTGAGCACCTGCGTGGTGATACGCCTGGGGTCGTCGGCCGACAGGCCCCACCGGTCGAACACCCCCGCCGGCAAAAACGGCGTCGGCAGGACTTCGACATAGCCCGACAGCGCTAGCGACTTGCCGATCGCGCGGCGCCGCTTCTGCTCGCCGGTAAGACCGCGCCCAGCCGGCGCCGCCGGCAGCACCGAGGGGATCACGTCGAAGCCTTCCAGCCGCAGCACTTCCTCGACCAAATCTGCGGGCTGCACCAGATCGGGCCGCCAGCTCGGCGGCGTCACGGTGAGCATGTCGCCGTCGACGGTCACCGCGGCGCCGATCTGGGTGAGCCGGCGCACGGTCGTGCCCGGCGGAAATGCGACACCGGCGATGCGGTCGGGCAGTTCGGCGCCCATGCGGATCGGCGGAAGCGACCAGTCGTCGCGCGGCGGATCACCCCGCCAGTCAGTCAGCGTCGGCGAGACCGTGCCACCGGCGATCTCGGCCAGCAGCGCGGCGCAGCGGTCCAGGGCGGCCACCGAGATCGCCGGGTCGACGGCGCGCTCGTAGCGGCGGGCGGCCTCGCTGGGCAGATGCAGCCGCCGCTGGGTGCGCGACACCGCGGCCGGATCCCACACCGCGGCCTCCAGCAGCACTCCGGTGGAGCCCTGGTGTGTCTCGGTGCTGCGCGAGCCCATCACCCCGCCAATCGCCGCCGCGGCGACGTCGTCGACGATGAGCACGTCGGCGGGCTCGAGCCGGCGTTCGACGTCGTCGAGGGTGGTCACCGTTTCGCCGGGCCGCGCAAACCGCACCGCGAAGCCACCGGTAACGCGGTCGCGGTCGTGCGCATGCATCGGGTGGCCCAATTCCAGCATGACGTAGTTGGTGACATCGACCGCCGGCGAGATCGCCCGGATGCCCGATAGCAGCAGCCGGCGCTGCATCCACCACGGCGACACCGCGGCCGGGTCCATCCCGACGACCGGTCGCAGCGCGAAGCGGCGCACCCCGGTCTCGGGCTGGACGGTCAGCGGCCACGCCGGGCCCTCCACCGGTAGCGGCGCCACGTCGGCGGGGTCGACGAAGTCGAGGTCGTAGGCGCAGGCGATCTCACGGGCCAGACCTCGCACCGACATGCAGTAGCCGCGATCGGGGGTGATGGCCAGGTGGAACACCACGTCGTCGAAACCCAGCACCTCGGCACCGTCGGTCCCGGGTTCGGCGGTGCCCGCCGGCAGTACCAGGATGCCGGAATGGTCTGCGCCCAAACCTAATTCGGCGGCCGAGCAGATCATGCCGTCAGAGTTTCGCCCATAGGCCTTACGGGCGGTGATGGTGAGTCCACCGGGCAACGAGGTGCCGGGCAACGCCACCACGACAAGATCGTCAACAATGAAATTAGTTGCACCACAAATGATTTCGTGCGGCTGCGATTCCCCGACATCGACAAGACAGGCACGAATCGGCTTCTTGAAGCCGGTGAGCTCCTCGATCGCGACTACCCGCCCGACGCGCAACGGGCCGGTGACCGGACCGAGCCTGATCACCTCCTCGACCTCGTGGCCGATGCGCAGCAGCGTCTGCTCGAGCTCGTCGGCCGGCACGTCCCATCCGGGCGCCCCGGCCGCGACGACTTCGCGGAGCCAGCTATAGGGAACCCGCATCAGGCCCCCGCCCCGAACGGCAACGAGAACCGCACGTCGCCCTCGACCATGTCGCGCATGTCGGGGATGCCGTTGCGGACCTGCAGCGTGCGTTCGAGCCCCATGCCGAAGGCGAACCCGGTGTAGACCTCGGGGTCGATGCCGGCGGCGCGCAAGACGTTCGGATTGACCATCCCGCAGCCGCCCCACTCCACCCAGCCGGCGCCGCCCTTTTTGTCGGCGAACCACACGTCGACCTCCCCCGACGGTTCGGTGAACGGGAAGAAGTGCGGACGCAAACGGGTGCGCGCCTCGGGCCCGAACTCGGCCCGGGCGAATGCATCCAGGGTTCCGCGCAGATGCGCCATCGATAGCCCCCGGTCCACCGCGAGGCCCTCGATCTGGTGGAACACCGGTGTGTGGGTGGCGTCGAGCTCATCGGTGCGAAACGTGCGGCCGATCGAGACGACGTAGACCGGCAGGTCGCGCACGAGCAGGGTGCGGACCTGCACCGGCGAAGTATGGGTACGCAGCAGCTGGCGGGAGCCTTCCGGCGCGATATAGAAGGTGTCCTGTTCGCTGCGGGCAGGGTGGTCGGGTGGAAAGTTCAACGCGTCGAAATTGAACTGCTCGGTCTCGACCTCCGGTCCCTCGACCAGTTCCCAGCCCATCGCGATGAAGGTGTCGGCGATGTGTTCGCCCAGGAGGGTGATCGGGTGGCGCGCGCCGGGTGGTTGCCGGGTCGACGGCAGGGTCACGTCGATGCGCTCGGCCACCAGAGCCGCCGCGTCGCGCTCGGCGCGCAGCGTGGCCAGCCGCTCGTCGTAGCTGTGTTGGGCGTCGGCGCGGGCGGCGTTGACGCGCCGACCGGCGTCGGCGCGCTCGGCTTTGGGCAGCGAGGCCAGCGCTTGGCGAGCCAGTGCCAGGGGTGAGCGATCGCCGAGGTGCTCGGTCTTGGCGCGCGCCAGCGCGTCGAGATCACCGGCAAGCGCGAAGGCTTGCCGGGCGGCGTTGACGGCTTTGGTCAGCGCCTCCGGCGAGACGATCGACGGATCGACGGGTTGATCACCCACGCGGCGAGGCTCCTTAGCTGGCTGGTTGCGTCCCCGCGCCGGCGGCGTGACGAGCGGCGCTCCTGCGTGCGGGACGCAAGTGCCGATCATAGGTGATCGGTGCGGCCGCCCTCCGGCCCGTTTCGGCCGGTGAGCTGCGGAGAACCTCGCTCAACTTTGTGTGACGGGCTCCCCGGCGATTAGCGCAGACGTCTTCAGGGACTTGCGCGTCACGCGCCGGCGCGCGATCGTGTGGGCGACCAGGGCGCTCAGCGTGCCGAGGGCCAAGCCGGTCAGCACGGTCACCGCGGTGTGCGCCAGCAACAGGAAGCCGAATGCAGCGCCCACCGCCAGCAGCGCATACCGCACCCGGGTCCAGTGGGCGGGCCGGCCGAAGCGAGTGGCCAGCGCCAGCCCGATGAGCAGCGCGACGGTGTGCCCGGCATCGGTGAATTCGGCGCCCAGCGCAGCGCTCGCCAGCGCGACCGCCAGCCACCAGCCCATCCAGGCCGGCCGCCAGCGCCGCGGGATCGCGGTGGTCAACGCGCCGAGGACCGCGACGGCGCCGTAGCTGACCCCGACGTCGCTGGCCCGGCTGATCGACAGCGGCAGCCAGCCGAATTCGATCGCGGCGACCAACCCGGCCGCCACCACCAGGGTCGCGCCGACGTGGCCGAGCAGAAACGCGACCGTGAGCCGGCCACTGCGCCAATGCAATTCCGCCAGCGCAAGCAGACACACCAAGCCCGGTAGCCAGATGTACATCGGGGCGGCGTCGATGACGAACGCGCTGCCGAACAGGGTTCCGATTTTCCCGCGGGCCAAGTTATGCAGGTTGGTGCTGACGTGCAGGATCACTTGGTGCTGCACTCGGGGACCGAGGACCACCAGCGCGGTACTGACCGCGACCAGGGCGGCCGCGTAACTGAGCGTGATCCGAACCCGTGCCATCCGCGACAAGATCCCAAGAATCATCGGCATCCACTATGCCTGCCGAGTGGTGTCGTCGTCTGCACCGGCACCTGTCAGTTCCCTCGAAGTTTCAATGCGGTAGATGACCATGTCGGTGGGAACACCGCTGGGCTTGCCGCCGAACAGCGGTCGATGGGCGCGTTTGGCGACGACGCCGAGCCGATCCAGTTCGGATTGCGGAATCTTGTCCAGCGCGGGACCGGACACCATGATGCCGCCCTTGGTCGCGCGTTCCATGACCCGCGCGGCGATGTTGACATCGACACCGAGCCAGTCCGCGGCCACGCGCCGCGGATGGCCGGTGTGGATGCCGAGTCGCATCCGTGGTGTATAGCCGTCGACGTGAACGGATTTGAGGGCTTTTTCTGCCGCGCAGGCGCCACGCAAGGCGGCAACCGGGTTGTCGAACACCGCCATGATGCCGTCGCCCATACGTTTGACAATGCGTCCACCGGCATCCAGCAGTGGCGGCTCGACGGCGCGCGCCGCCCGCCGCAACAGCTTCAGGGCGGCATCATCGCCGGCGTTCAGCGACCACTCCGAGAATCCCACCAGGTCGGTGAACACCAGCGTCACCTCGGGATTGGCAGGCCGGCGAGAAACCGCCTCGGTCAACGCCTGCCACAGCTGAAGCGCGCCCAGGCCGACCTCCCGGGATGCGGCACCACCGAGTACTCGACCCGCTGCACGTGCGGCCGCACGGGGACCGCCGTCACCGGCGGTGGACAAGGGGTCGCCGAACTCGGGATCGCCCGGCAGGGCGCGTCGGGCACGGCGGAGCAATTCCACTACTTTCGGATTTTCGTTCCCGCTGCGCAGCCACTGCACCGGCGAAAGCCGTCGCGAGTCGCGCGCAGCCGACACGGTCGCCGCTTGCTCGGGCTTGCCGGACGCCGGATCGGGCCCGAGTTCCACTTTGCCGAGCATAGGGAAACGCTGCGGCGAGGGGCAACGAGGTCCGCCATGATCTGCGCCACCGCGGCTGGCAAACGGCCTGATCAGGCCGCCTGGGCTGATGCCGTCGACGCCGGCTGAGACCGCCATGCGGCACGCCCGGGAAATCGTAGACAACATGCGTTGTCAACATTATCGTGGGTCGTACCAGGATCAGGAGGCCGCCATGACCGCCACACCAACGACGTCGGCCAAGCCCCTGCCCCGATACTTCGAGGGTGATCCGGGAGGCCAGGCTGCGCCCGCCAACGCCGCCCCGTTGGGGCCTGACTCGCTGACGTGGAAGTACTTCGGTGACCTGCGCACCGGGATGATGGGCGTGTGGATCGGGGCGATCCAGAACATGTACCCCGAGCTCGGCGCCGGTGTTGAGGAGCATTCGATCCTGCTGCGAGAACCGCTGCAGCGGGTGGCCCGCTCGGTGTACCCGATCATGGGCGTCGTCTACGACGGTGACCGTGCGGCCCAAACCGCCCAACAGATCAAGAACTACCACCGCACCATCAAAGGCGTCGACGCCAACGGCCGTCGTTACCACGCGCTAAACCCCGAGACCTTCTATTGGGCGCATGCCACGTTTTTCATGCTGGTGATCAAGGTCGCCGAATACTTTTGCGGCGGCCTGACCGAGGCCGAAAAGCGCCAGCTTTTCGACGAGCACGTGCAGTGGTACCGGATGTATGGGATGAGCATGCGGCCGGTGCCCCGGTCCTGGGAGGAATTCCAGGAGTACTGGGACCGGGTGTGTCGCGAGCGCTTGGAGATCAACCAGGCCACCCTCGACATCTTCCAGATGCGAATCCCCAAGCCGAAATTCGTGCTGATGCCCACCCCGCTGTGGGATCAGCTGTTCAAACCGTGGATGGCCGGCCAACGTTGGATCGCCGCCGGGCTGTTCGATCCGCCGGTGCGTGAGAAGGCCGGGATGCGCTGGACACCGGGAGACGAGGTGTTATTGCGGCTGTTCGGCAAGTTCGTGGAACTGGCGTTCATGGCCGTGCCCGACGAGATCCGGTTGCATCCGCGGGCGCTGGCCGCCTACCGCCGGGCGCAAGGCCGGATTCCGCCCGATGCGCCGCTGGTGGAAGCACCCCGGTTCATGGCGCCGCCGCGCGACCGCCGCGGCTTGCCGATGCATTACTTCCCGCCGCGCAAGACGATCATCGAGCGGGCGGGCTCGCTTGTGCACACCACGTTTTCGCTGGCTGGCCTGCGCCCGGCCTGGGGTCGCGGCACCGCGGCATGAGGTGCGCTGCGCTGACGCCGGTCAGCGCAGCGCGCGTGAACTCTGGTACAGGCAAATCGCTGCTGCCGCAGCCACGTTGAGGCTCTGTACGCCGCCGGACATTGGGATGCGGACCCGGTGGTCAGCCAACTCGGCGAGCTCGGCCGGCAGGCCACGCGATTCGGCTCCGAACAGCCACACCGTCGGCCGGTTCAGCAGCGGTTCGGCATCCTCGAGGCTCATCGGCGCGTCCAGTGTGGTCGCCAACACCTGCAGGCCCCCGTTGCGCATTGCCGCGACGGCCGCGCGAGCATCCGGTGCGACCACGACCGGGATCGCGAAGATGCTGCCCGCGGAGGCGCGTAAACACTTGCTGTTGTACGGGTCGACGCTGTGCCCCGACAGGACAACCGCCGCGGCGCCCAGCGCGTCAGCGATGCGGATCAGCGAGCCTGCGTTGCCGGGCTCACCGATTTCGACGGCGGCAGCGATCAGCACAGGGTTGCTGGCCAGCACGTCCTCCAAGCGGGTGGCGGGCAGCTCGCACACCGCAACCAGGCCTGCAGGAGTCACTGTCTCCGAAAGTGCTTTAGCAGCACGCTCATTGACCAGATGGACGGGTACGCCCTGGGTGTGCAACAACTCGGCATGTCGGCATGCCGCGGATTCGGTCACAAAAACTTCTCGCACCAAACCCCGCCGGAACGCGGCCTCGACGAGGTTGGGGCCTTCGGCGAGAAAGCGCCGCGCCTGGCGTCGCCGGACATGCCGGTGAAGTTTGACCGCGGCGACCACCCGGCCCGAGCGTTCGGTGAGCACCGGACGCGAGCCGGGTCCGATTGCCCGGCTCCTCCTCATCGCGCTCCGCGCTCTGCATCGTCGCCGAGCCGGGTCCGATTGCCCGGCTCCTCCTCATCGCGCTCCGCGCTCTGCATCGTCGCCGGGCCGGGTCAGGCTGCTTCTCCCGAAGGCGCGTTGACGTTGTCCGGCAGCGCCGCCCGTGCGACATCGACCAAGGCGGTGAACGCCGCGGGATCAGTCACCGCGATGTCGGCGAGGTTCTTGCGGTCCACTTCGACGCCGGCCGCTTTAAGGCCCTGGATGAGCCGGTTGTAGGTGATGTCGTTAGCACGCGCTGCGGCGTTGATCCGCGAGATCCACAGCTTGCGGAACTCGCCCTTACGGGCCCGTCGGTCGCGGAACGCATAGTTCAGCGAATGCAGTTGCTGCTCTTTGGCTTTACGGTAAAGCCGAGACCGCTGGCCGCGATAGCCTCGCGAAGCCTTCAAGACGGTGCGCCGCTTCTTGTGGGCGTTGACTGCCCGCTTCACGCGTGCCATGGCTATTCCTATCTTCGTCGTTCGGACGTAGTGACCTGGTCAGCCGTTCAGCATCGACTTGACCCGCTTGGTGTCGACCGTCGACACCGCGGTGCGACCTTCCAGCCGTCGCGTCCGGGTGGTGGGCTTGTGCTCGAACAGATGCCGCCGGTTGGCGTGCTGGCGCACGAGTTTGCCGGTTCCGGTGCGCCGGAACCGCTTCGAAGCCCCGCTGTGGGTCTTTGCTTTGGGCATGGTTCTCAGTTCTGCTCTCTTGTCAGGTCGATCACCGTTCGGTATCGCCGTTATGTGGGGGCTCGGGCATAGGTGCGACCGCTTGTCGCGCCGCCCTGGCCCGGGTCTTTGCACCGCGGTGCGGCGCCAGCACCATGGTCATATTGCGTCCGTCCTGTTTGGCGGCCGTCTCGACGAAGCCGTAGTCGGCGACGTCCGCACC encodes:
- the rpmI gene encoding 50S ribosomal protein L35, which translates into the protein MPKAKTHSGASKRFRRTGTGKLVRQHANRRHLFEHKPTTRTRRLEGRTAVSTVDTKRVKSMLNG
- a CDS encoding rhomboid-like protein, with product MILGILSRMARVRITLSYAAALVAVSTALVVLGPRVQHQVILHVSTNLHNLARGKIGTLFGSAFVIDAAPMYIWLPGLVCLLALAELHWRSGRLTVAFLLGHVGATLVVAAGLVAAIEFGWLPLSISRASDVGVSYGAVAVLGALTTAIPRRWRPAWMGWWLAVALASAALGAEFTDAGHTVALLIGLALATRFGRPAHWTRVRYALLAVGAAFGFLLLAHTAVTVLTGLALGTLSALVAHTIARRRVTRKSLKTSALIAGEPVTQS
- a CDS encoding TrmH family RNA methyltransferase, giving the protein MLTERSGRVVAAVKLHRHVRRRQARRFLAEGPNLVEAAFRRGLVREVFVTESAACRHAELLHTQGVPVHLVNERAAKALSETVTPAGLVAVCELPATRLEDVLASNPVLIAAAVEIGEPGNAGSLIRIADALGAAAVVLSGHSVDPYNSKCLRASAGSIFAIPVVVAPDARAAVAAMRNGGLQVLATTLDAPMSLEDAEPLLNRPTVWLFGAESRGLPAELAELADHRVRIPMSGGVQSLNVAAAAAICLYQSSRALR
- a CDS encoding oxygenase MpaB family protein, whose protein sequence is MTATPTTSAKPLPRYFEGDPGGQAAPANAAPLGPDSLTWKYFGDLRTGMMGVWIGAIQNMYPELGAGVEEHSILLREPLQRVARSVYPIMGVVYDGDRAAQTAQQIKNYHRTIKGVDANGRRYHALNPETFYWAHATFFMLVIKVAEYFCGGLTEAEKRQLFDEHVQWYRMYGMSMRPVPRSWEEFQEYWDRVCRERLEINQATLDIFQMRIPKPKFVLMPTPLWDQLFKPWMAGQRWIAAGLFDPPVREKAGMRWTPGDEVLLRLFGKFVELAFMAVPDEIRLHPRALAAYRRAQGRIPPDAPLVEAPRFMAPPRDRRGLPMHYFPPRKTIIERAGSLVHTTFSLAGLRPAWGRGTAA
- a CDS encoding adenylate/guanylate cyclase domain-containing protein encodes the protein MLGKVELGPDPASGKPEQAATVSAARDSRRLSPVQWLRSGNENPKVVELLRRARRALPGDPEFGDPLSTAGDGGPRAAARAAGRVLGGAASREVGLGALQLWQALTEAVSRRPANPEVTLVFTDLVGFSEWSLNAGDDAALKLLRRAARAVEPPLLDAGGRIVKRMGDGIMAVFDNPVAALRGACAAEKALKSVHVDGYTPRMRLGIHTGHPRRVAADWLGVDVNIAARVMERATKGGIMVSGPALDKIPQSELDRLGVVAKRAHRPLFGGKPSGVPTDMVIYRIETSRELTGAGADDDTTRQA
- the pheS gene encoding phenylalanine--tRNA ligase subunit alpha, producing the protein MGDQPVDPSIVSPEALTKAVNAARQAFALAGDLDALARAKTEHLGDRSPLALARQALASLPKAERADAGRRVNAARADAQHSYDERLATLRAERDAAALVAERIDVTLPSTRQPPGARHPITLLGEHIADTFIAMGWELVEGPEVETEQFNFDALNFPPDHPARSEQDTFYIAPEGSRQLLRTHTSPVQVRTLLVRDLPVYVVSIGRTFRTDELDATHTPVFHQIEGLAVDRGLSMAHLRGTLDAFARAEFGPEARTRLRPHFFPFTEPSGEVDVWFADKKGGAGWVEWGGCGMVNPNVLRAAGIDPEVYTGFAFGMGLERTLQVRNGIPDMRDMVEGDVRFSLPFGAGA
- the pheT gene encoding phenylalanine--tRNA ligase subunit beta, with translation MRVPYSWLREVVAAGAPGWDVPADELEQTLLRIGHEVEEVIRLGPVTGPLRVGRVVAIEELTGFKKPIRACLVDVGESQPHEIICGATNFIVDDLVVVALPGTSLPGGLTITARKAYGRNSDGMICSAAELGLGADHSGILVLPAGTAEPGTDGAEVLGFDDVVFHLAITPDRGYCMSVRGLAREIACAYDLDFVDPADVAPLPVEGPAWPLTVQPETGVRRFALRPVVGMDPAAVSPWWMQRRLLLSGIRAISPAVDVTNYVMLELGHPMHAHDRDRVTGGFAVRFARPGETVTTLDDVERRLEPADVLIVDDVAAAAIGGVMGSRSTETHQGSTGVLLEAAVWDPAAVSRTQRRLHLPSEAARRYERAVDPAISVAALDRCAALLAEIAGGTVSPTLTDWRGDPPRDDWSLPPIRMGAELPDRIAGVAFPPGTTVRRLTQIGAAVTVDGDMLTVTPPSWRPDLVQPADLVEEVLRLEGFDVIPSVLPAAPAGRGLTGEQKRRRAIGKSLALSGYVEVLPTPFLPAGVFDRWGLSADDPRRITTQVLNPLEAARPHLATTLLPGLLEALARNVSRGMVDVALFAIAQVVQPTEQTRAVGLIPVDRRPTDEEIAMLDASLPRQPQHVAVVLAGMREPRGPWGPGRRVEAADAFEAVRVIARACSVDVCLRAAQHLPWHPGRCAEVLVGEIVVGHAGQLHPAVIERCELPAGTCAAELNLDAIPLVEALPAPRVSPFPAVFQDVSLVVDADVAAQAVEDAVREGAGELLEDIRLFDVYTGPQIGDDRKSLTFALRFRAPDRTLTEDDASAARDAAVRCAAERVGAVLRA
- the rplT gene encoding 50S ribosomal protein L20, which codes for MARVKRAVNAHKKRRTVLKASRGYRGQRSRLYRKAKEQQLHSLNYAFRDRRARKGEFRKLWISRINAAARANDITYNRLIQGLKAAGVEVDRKNLADIAVTDPAAFTALVDVARAALPDNVNAPSGEAA